The nucleotide sequence TTCAATTTTAGGAGTACACAAAACTGCTGATATGGTGACAGGTTATCAATCATCACAAATATGCAAAAAGACACTGCATCCCTTTAAAAGCATATTCTTAAAAATATATCCTAAATAACATTTTTGGTTGCATTCTTAATTTGTGCGTTTGTCTCGAACAAAGACCATTTAGTACTGATGGAACTAATACAGGTCAATAAAATGAGTTGGACATAATTTCCAATACAGGGGCTGGGGTCATTACTGCACTGGAGGTTTATTTTGCAGTTAGGACTTTTTCTATTGTCATCTTAGTAAATTTGCGAGACTGGTTTGTTTCTTCCAGCTCTTCATTCCAGACAGTACTTTGTTGCTCAGATCTCTCAGCTGGTGGCAAGTAGCCCAGGTGTGTGTTACTCCATGTTGCCGTTTCCTTACACCTTCCAGGTGCTGTGTGAACTAGAAGAGAtgggctgcaaaaaaaaaaaaaagcctcCTCAAGACCAGGCTTGTCGGTTTCAAAAGTGCTAATTTCCAGACATACTGGAGGAGCAGGGGGCTTAAGCCAATGACCTTTCAACTTTTTTAGGACCTGGGTGCAAATCGAGTCTACATTCCAAGGACAAAATCTCTCCTCCGTCTGCTGTTAGTGGGGCACTTTTGTGCCGTCTCATTCGAGCCAGTGGACACAGGTCCACAGCACAAAACCATCCCTCATCCCAAAGGAGGGCCAGTGTGGAAAACGGGAAGATTGTCTCACCGGTGCAATTGGGGGAGGTGGACTCTGTTCCTAACCGCACCATACCTGATGGAGCAACTTAAGAGGCTGTTTTATTCTACATTTAAACCAGGGGGTACTTGATAGAGTGCGTGAAAATAGATGTTCCATTCTCACCCCGATTTAAGTCAAAATTCAAGTTTAAAAAAACGTGGCTATTTTACCACAATACATGTTCATTACTGGAACATACTCACAGCAACACTGAGGTTATGATAATTAATGCTCAGCTCTGTTGGGCTGGACACGTTAGGATGGACGATGCATTGTTGCTGAAGCAGGTGCTTGTTGGAGAATGAGTGGCTGGCAGAAGAAAACAGAGCAGACAACAAAGGCGCTGCAAGGATGCACTAAAGATTCACCTGAATGTGATCGCTGGCACTCAGGAGACCTTGACTAAAGCAAGAGGAGGGAAGAGCTTTGTGCTACGTCATGCCAGTGTGGAGACAAGACACCTGACGCAAAACGACCAGCAACATGAAGGATCAACGGgaaaatcccccccacccccaagaacACGGTTACGTGAGGCTTGTAGTAGACAATgccatgcatcagcccgcatctgtCTCCCATGAGCTTCCTTCATTATTGGCAACAGCATCCTCAAGTGCATACACTACAGCTTTAATTTTCTCTATCGCCAGATCATTTATTACAGAGAAGCTGAAATAAATTAATTCCAATAAACGGCAGCAATTCAGTCACGTACCATTTGGGTGAAACATTTTTGAAACAAATCTAACTGTGGGTGGCTTGTTTGGGTATTCTTCTGTGAATTCTATTGTGAGTTTAAAAGTACCTGGAACgagaaaaaaaaaaagtgttttaaacAGATACGAGTTCAATTACTCATTGAGTAAAAGCTGTTCACTACTGTGCATACACTTTTGGCTGATcgacaactttttaaaaaaatcctGTAGTCTAGTTGGAAGATGTGAAGTGCAGTGATGCAACAAGCTTCCTGATCTCAAAACATGCCAAACATATTCCCACATGGAGAAGAACAATTCATTAAGGTGGGGGGCACCTGCATGTGCAAGGGACAAGCCTACCGCCTCCACTTTATTAGTGAATTGATCTACATTCAGGAGAAAACGGTAAGAGAAAAAGAAACCCCTTCACGATGACATCTAACATCATGAAACACTGGTAAATATTTATATGGGAAATGAATAGAAATTAGAACAATTCTAGCAGTTGGTCAGTGCGCCAGTTTTAATAGTCAGCACTATCCTTCCTTGATTCAGCCGACAAACTAACATGGAGAGGCAGCTCACAAAATTAAAACTAACTTCCCCCATGGTCCTGGAATGCAAGTCCACGGTTTGAGCCCCAAATCAGGGTAGCATTCCTAACATTACTTCCGAGCTTTTGACTAGGGAGATGAGGGGGGGGCACAAATAAAATGCCAACATGAAAAAATACCCCTCCTAATATCTGCTTAGTGACCATGTGAAAAGTGTGACTGTGGCTGTTGAGGTTTGGAATCTGACTCAGCGGTAGTGCCTTATTCAAGTGGTTTGCCAACATTCACTACTTTGGGTCATATACAAAAAGGAATGGTTCTGCCAATGTACCAAAGACTGCCAACACCCTGTAAAAATCTGCCTTCAGAGGAGAAAAAAATCCTGCCTCTCATCTAGTGATACTCATAGAATCACTCAGTCCTGAAGGCAGCCATTTGGtccgccagctctttgaaagaattatTTACAATTTGGGTCTCACACATTACTTAAAaacagcgacgcaggttaataagaccacaaaaaaaacaaaccaagcattAAAGaactgaaaagcagggaagtcatgttaAACTTTTATAGAACCttagttagatcacacttggagtactgggcAGAGTTATGGTCTTGtatcataaaaaggatataaaggtattggaaaaggtgcaaaaaagattcacaaggatgatactagactgagaggttataactatcgggAAAGACTGAAAAGGCTGAGGCTTTCTCCAGAAAAGGGAAGACTGAGGTGTGATCTGGTAGAGGTCTTTAAGACAatgaaaggatttgatcgggtagatgtggagaaaatgtttccacttgtggggcagaaCAGAACTAGAGATTGTAAAATAGCTAGAGGTTGTAAGatagctggtgtggagcataaacaccagcacagaccaattGGGgcaaatgggctgtttctgtgctgtatcagtcatctgagaattcatattattgtggaagcaagtcatcctctactcagagggactgcctaagaagaaaagagACTCAATATAATTAGTCCTGCTCCCCTGCTCTTTgctcatagccttgcaaatttttccttttcaagtaattatccaattatATAAAATGGCCGAGGAGCCAACTGCAGTAACGTTCTCTTTGAACCCCATTCCCAGCTCTCAGTAGGGTTCGTTGCCCAGTCCCCTGCAGAAAATAGTGAGTGCTGTTAACCCTCATATTTTTGTTCAGCTCACAAAAAGGAGGCAAGTGAATGCCACAATGAAGTGCGGCTCTCAGATTCCATGCAGCATGTGAAAATGACCAAGAGTCAAATAATGCCGACCCAAAGATATTACTGTAAATAAAATAGTTTCACACCCTTTCCAGCTACCCTCACTTGATCAGCTAGTAACACTAGCTTAAAAGAAACATTTACACTGACAAATTCTTACCTGTACTCAAATTGGTGAATATTCAGTTGCTCTTCAATCGTATCCTTATACACATTGTAAGCACAGCAACACACAAACTGCATTGCCAAATTTACTGTGTTCTGCATAACAGCACATATCTCAATATCATATTACATTTACAGAATGATGGAGTAACAAAAACAGGATTATACTCTACCGACATCACTGCCCAGATCATCACTTTAATCTGCTTTGGCCAAGATTAGTTACATATCCTGAATCACAATCGTCAAAAATAAACGTTTGTATTTTCCCTTAAGTGCCACACTACTATATGACTCTCTGCTCCAGACCTCTGTCACCCTTGATTTACTAGGAGGTACAAGAGAGTAATTAGGTGCCACCAACTCTCTTCTCCTCACgtacccccctccccaacacctttTTCTAAATGGCATGAGAAAAGTAAAACCCCCCCACCTTATATTCAGTATTGCCCAACTGAGGTACCTTGGAGGATCGTAGCCATAGCCCAAAGTTTGCACACACAGTGCTACACTCAAAGTAGGGTAACTTTTTTACAAAGCACCTGTCCTTTGAAAGTGAAACAATTTCTCGCCACATTTCATCTAAACCAGGAAGCTGCTCCATACAATCCAAAAGTCAGTGCTTTGCACTGGCTTAATTTGGAAAGATGGGAGAGATTTGCCTTTGAATTGAGGCAAGGAATTTAACAGAAGACATCAGTCCTAAAAACAGGAAGCttagctgtttttaaaaaaaaaatccacctttGGTTTAATATACATTTATTGTCACTGTACAAACTTTCTTCTCTCTTTAAACACCTTCCTGCGTTGTATTTTCTTCACCTGTCATTCGCATCAGATCACAAGCAACAGTTCATCTTTTTAAGAACCACCCCCCAACCCCAAGCACATAGACCAAAAAAggtatttttttaaaaactggacTGGACTTCAAGATAATATTGTATTCGCCAAGCATCTTTTGACTTTCATTCTCTTCAGGACGCTGACTTACCATCTTCAAAAGGGGTTCCCTCTGGCCTGTacaaggaggggggaggagagaaaaatGGAAAAGAAAGCAGGAGTCATATAAATATATAGCAATCTCTCACATCTCTATTTAAAAGGTCAAATCAATGCACTGGGATGCACCAGACTAACAGGTAGAGCACTTCAAACAGAGCCAGTCACTGTACATTACACTATATCCTGAGCCACCCAGTTTTAGAAATATGCAGTGAatatataataaataaataaatccaatgaaaggtcatcgatttgAAATGTTAAAATTCGGGTTGTCCCTCACCACAGATGCTGGGCATTTTctctttaaaaatttttttttataaagtaaaTAAATAAATTGTTTTATAAAGTAATAAATAAAGTATTCTAAAACACCACTGCAAAAACATACTATAAACCACCTTAGCTGCTCGCCCGGGGAAATGAAGCAGGTGGCACACATTGGAAATGTTGGCTAACAGGGAAGGAGAGGGGACAAAAACTATGCACAGGCCTCAAGCCCTCGCTCACCCGAATATGACTGCATTCCACACCATGATGTTGTTTTCCGAGGGCGCTCCGCTCACGCCGGCTGGAGGATCCTCCTGCAGCCTGAAATGGAGGTTGGAGGGAAAGAGAGCGAAGAGGATTAAAACCACACACACCAAAGTGACACCTTCGCCCCCTGATCGCCCCGCTGTTcgtttccagattttaaaaaagaGTCGCCatgttgggaagagagagagagaaaataatttccctctccctctcttccccttccccttccccctctctctctcactctctaccccctcccctcagCCTTTCGCCCTCCCTACCGTTTAAAGTCCCTCATCAGACGCCTCCGTGCTGGTGTGGACATCTCTTGCGGTGCCTGCGGGTTAATAGAAGGACATACAGAGCTCAGCGAACGTAGAGACTTTGCAACAGTCGCTGGCCGCACGTATCAAAGAATATTGTTACTGAGCGTTCGATCGGCGCAGCCCGACTGGCCCAGGATTCCATGGACCATTCCActccgcgggcgggggggggggggtggacaaaTTGCAGTGACATTTACATCAAACCCCGTCTCCAAAAAAAAACACGTGCGCCTGTATCAGTGGCTACTTATTTTCTTCACGTTGTTGGTGGAGGCAAGTCGCTGGCGGCTTTTGATTGTTACGAGACATTGTCCTCACTCCTCCccccgcgcgcgcacacacacacacaggcgggTTGGTGGAATCGCCGTTTCAGCTGGGCTAATTGTCACGTGAGCGAATGATGAGCCTGGACAAATAGATTCGTCATCTCACCTGCCACGgggcctttttttccccccctcgatAAAAACACACACCCTTACACTGAAAAGCTGCTCTTTTTCACATCCAAATGTTAACCAAACCTCGCTCGGTGGTCTTAGAAGGTGCAAGTTAGACGTGTGCTGGATTTGCAAAGTATAAAAAGAGGCCATTGATTCTGTTTCTTGCCATCCAGATACTGCTTCCTGTTTTTAACCTGTTTGTCAAGAGCCCACTCCCATGTTTCAAAATCTgaaagcaggagagcttggacactccACACCAAACCTTCCCAATAAAATAATGCACAATTAAGCATCATTTTATTGGGAACATAATGCGCAGCTCCAGAAGACTTTTCTGTTTTTAGAAAAACCAGAATGAGACAggaaatactggaaatacacaaGTCACTCAGCTTCTGTAAAAGGGAAATAAAAGCTATGACATTTGTGAAACTTGCAATAGGATGTAACTACCAAAAAGAGAATACACAGTTCAGCTGCTTTATTTCATCAAATGCTTATCTGTTCCTCTTAAAACTACATCCTCTTAAAATTACTAATACCAGCCTTGATCTCCCTGGGCAGCCCATTCCAAACAGTAGCCATCAGTTGTATGAAATACTACAAATCCATTCAGCTTTCCTCTCTCAGTTTCATCCATGACCCCTTGTTTACAGGGCTGTCCTAAAGAGTTTATACTCTATACCTGCGTAAGATCTCAGTCTTATCTTCCCGGCTGTAAATAAGTTCTTTAGACGCTCCTTGTAGCTCAGGTGTCTGACGTCAAAACCATACCATAATtgtccttgctgtaatgtggtgataaGATAGCAATGAATCAATATCCCATAAAAATAAATTGCATATATATAAAGCATGTATAACACATTTTATATTATTTGGTTGTCCCAAAGCAGTTCACCaccaattacaacaacaacttgtatttatatcgtgtctttaacatagtgaaaaatcccgaggtgcacataaggagaaattagggcaggttaccaaagcttggccaaagaggtaagttttaaggaacattttaaaggaggataaagaggtttagggagggagttccagagcttagggccaccaatggttgagcagttataatcagggatgctcaagagggcagaatttgaggagtgcagacatctcagggggttgtgaggctgaaggagattatagagacagggaggggcaagaccatggagggatttgaaaacaaggatgagaattttgaaatcaaggcgttgcttaactggaagccaatgtaggttagcaagcacagggatgatgggtgaacataaagaacataagaaatcggaacaggagtaggccatacggcccctcaagcctgctctgccattcaataagatcatggctgatctgatcatggactcagctccacttccctgcccactccccatagccccttatccccttatcgtttaagaaacaatctattcctgtcttaaatttattcaatgtcccagcttccacagctctctgaattccatagatttacaaccttctgagagaagaaatttctcctcatctctgttttaaatgggtgaccccttattctaagatcatactctctagttctagtctcccccatcagtggaaacaacctctctgcatccaccttgtcaagccccctcataatcttatacgtttcgataagatcacctctcattcttctgaattccaatgagtagaggcccaacctactcaacctttcctcataagtcaaccccctcatctccggaatcaacccagtgaaccgtctctgaactgtctccaaagcaagtttatcctttcgtaaatatggaaatcaaaactgcacgcagtattccaggtgtggtctcaccaataccttgtatagctgtcgcaagacttccctgcttttatactccatcccctttgcaataagggccaagataccattggtcttcctgatcacttgctgtacctgcatactatccttttgtgttttatgcacaagtacccccaggtcccgatgtactgcggcactttgcaatctttctccatttaaataataacttgctctttgatttttttcggccaaagtgcatgacctcacactttccaacattatacttcatctgccaaatttttgcccactcacttagcctgtctacgtccttttgcagattttttgtgtcctcctcacacattgcttttcctcccatctttgtatcgtcagtaaacttggctacgttacactctgtcccttctcccaagtcgttaatatagattataaatagttggggtcccagcactgatccctgcggcaccccactagttactgattgccaacccgagactgaaccatttatcccaactttctgttctctgttagttagccaatcctctatccatgctataataATAAAGAAGGGAATCACCCGACCGGGGCTCCCGATGTCAGCAGCCAtcccacaggctgtgtgtgtgtgtttgtgagttgcacCGAAGATACAACAAAGGATACCCGGCCTCATTCTAACACTCCAGCACCGAGGCTCTGACAGAAAATAAAACAGGCGGAAttcaccaactcaccgactggtCTTCAGTCTCCAATCAGATTGGCAGTCTCCACTGTCCAATGTCTTGTGGGTACACAGTGCGGGAAACCTTTCCGAGaactgagtgcgagttaggacacaggcagctgagttttgttcatctgccataatttctcggtgtcaaatttatttgttttgtcttataacattgctgtgaagcgccttgggacatttcactacgttaaaggcgctatataaataaaagttgttgttgttatcaggtgactttgatgagaatcgtttcggtactgtggcaggcgcggaaaccggattggagggattcaaacatggaattgtgggaaagatgggcacagatttgggaggcgaccacACGTTCAAGGACCTCGGAGagaaaaggaaggttggagatggggtggtagtttgcaaggatgcaggggtcgagggttggttttttggtgAGAGgtatgatgacagcagatttgagggagaggggaacagtacttgaggagaaccgttaacaatgtcagctaacataggagacagaaaaggaagttggatggtcagctgtttggtgggaatagggtgaagggagcaggaagtgagtctgtctcatggacaggatgagctcggaaaagacatgaggggagatcggagagaaactggagaaagatgtgaggtcagggctagggcaggagggaTTTTTGAGGAAGCTTGGCTcggtgggctagaggaaggaagggaagaggcaaagGCCGCCATTGTGTATGAAATAATCTCACGAGGCCGAGTACGGTAAGCTGAAACTAgtttgaccttggtctctttattataactccagagtgtccAAACAACAGGAtagcaagccttttataccagcacagCATGAGGTGTGGGTGACCCGTAGGATTCctgcagtcacgccctctggtggcaaatatatatagctacatacataacagccgccgaacggaaggtctcaatcttagagacaaagaagtccatgagctcttcacacttattgtcggaggtgagggtggaaacatagaaacatagaaaataggtgcaggaataggccattcggcccttcgagcctgcaccaccattcaatatgatcatggctgatcatgcaacttcagtaccccattcctgctttctctccataccccttgatccctttagccgtaagggctacatctaactcccttttgaatatatctaacgaactggcctcaacagctttctgtggtagagaattccacaggttcacaattctctgagtgaagaagtttctcctcatctcggtcctaaatggctcaccccttatccttagactgtgactcctggttctggactttcccaacatcgggaatattcttcctgcctctaacctgtccaatcccatcagaattttatatgtttctatgagatcccctctcattcttctaaactccagtgaatataagcctagtcgatccagtctctcctcatatgtcagtcctgccatcccgggaatcagtctggtgaaccttcgctgcactccctcaatagcaagaatgtccttcctcagattaggagaccaaaactgcacacaatactgaaggtgtggtctcaccaaggtcctgtacaactgcaatgagacctccctgctcctatactcaaatcccctagctatgaaggccagcatgccatttgctttctttactgcctgctgtacctgtatgcctaccttcaatgactgatgtaccatgacacccagctctcgttgcactttcccttttactaatctgtcaccattcagataataatctgccttcctgtttttgccactaaagtggataacctcacacttatccacattatactacatctgccatacatttgcccattcacctaactagttcaagtccccctgcagcctcctagcatcttcctcgcagctcgcactgacacccagcttagtgtcatctgcaaacttggagatattacattcaattccttcgtctaaatcattaatgtatattgtaaatagctggggtcccagtactgaaccctgcggcaccccagtagtcactgcttgccattctgaaaaggacccgtttatcccactctttgcttcctgtctgcaaaccacgtcaatacattacccccaataccatgtgccttaattttgcacactaatctcttgtgtgggaccttatcaaaagccttttgaaagtccaaatacaccacatccactggttctcccttgtccattctactagttacatcctcaaaaaactctacaagagatgtcaagcatgattgccttttcataaatccatgctgacttggactgatcctgtcattgctttccaaatgcgttgctattacatctttaataattgattcgagcattttccccaccaccgatgtcaggctaaccggtctataattctctgtttgctctccccctcctttttttaaaaaatggggttacattagttatcctccaatccataggaactgaaccagagtccatggaatgttggaaaatgaccaccaatgcatctactatttctagggccacttcctttaatacattatcatcataggcagtctctcggaatcgaggaagacttgcttccactccctaagtgagttttttgatgactgaacagttcgatacgagagccacagaccctgtcacaggtgggacagacattcgtcgagggaagagatcggtggggctggtttgccacgcgctcctttcactcttcacgctctttgcgttgagactcgaagagttcaacgccctcccggatgcactttctccacctcggacggccttcggccagggtctcccaggtatcagtggtgatgtcgcactttaccaaggaagctttgcgggtgtccttataatgtttttgctgtcctcctttggctcgtttaccaagaAGGAgccccgcataaagcatttgcttagtgagtctcgttctggcatgcgaactatgtggcctgcctggcAAAGCTGATtgagtgcagtcagtgcttcaatactggggatgttagcctggtcgaggacactgatgttggtccacctgtcctcccagggaatttgcaggatcttgtggcgacatcgttggtgatatatctccagcgacttgaggtgccttctatacatcgtctatgcctcagatccatacaggagggtaggtattcctatagactatgagcttggtggtagatttgagggcctggtcttcaaacactcttttcctcagacggccgaaggctgcactggcacactggaggcgatgttgaatctccacgtcaatgtctgcctttgttgataagaggctcctgagatatgggaaattgtccacgttgtcaagggccgcgcatgaatcttgatgattggagggaagtgctgtgcggtggtgacaggctggtggaggacctttctcttacggatgttaagagtacggcccatgctttcatatgcctcagtgaatacattgactatatcctcagaatgtgcgcagacgcaggcgtcatctgcatactgcagctcaacgacagaggttggggtgatcttggacctggcctggaggcggcgtagattaaacagcttcgcactggttctgtagtttagttccactccagcggggagcttgttggttgtgaggtggagcatggtagcgaggaagattgagaagagggttggagcaatgatgcagccctgtttgacgcctatccggacgtggattgggtctgtaatggatccgttggtaaggatcacggcctgcatgtcatcgtgaagcaggcgaaggatgttgacaaacttttgggggcatctgaaatggaggaggacgctccatagaccctcacggttgacagtgtcaaaggtctttgtaagatcgaaaaaggccatgtataggggctggcgctgctccctgtttttttcctgcagctgtcgtgctgcaaagatcattctgttgtgtcccgtaggggacgaaatccgcaatgtgattccgggaggagctcctcggccacagggagaagacgattgaggagaactctcacgacaactttcccagtggctgatagcagggagattcccctgtaattgctgcagtcggacttgtcccctttttaaaaaatggtcacaatcactgcgtctctgagatctcccggcatgctctcctccctccagatgagagagatgaagtcatgtatctgcgccaacagcgtctctccgccatactttagcgcctcagcagggattccatctgc is from Pristiophorus japonicus isolate sPriJap1 chromosome 6, sPriJap1.hap1, whole genome shotgun sequence and encodes:
- the ube2a gene encoding ubiquitin-conjugating enzyme E2 A, whose product is MSTPARRRLMRDFKRLQEDPPAGVSGAPSENNIMVWNAVIFGPEGTPFEDGTFKLTIEFTEEYPNKPPTVRFVSKMFHPNVYADGSICLDILQNRWSPTYDVSSILTSIQSLLDEPNPNSPANSQAAQLYQENKREYEKRVSAIVEQSWRDC